DNA from Magnolia sinica isolate HGM2019 chromosome 19, MsV1, whole genome shotgun sequence:
AGGTTTGGTGTCTATTGATGTGATAATGTAGTTCATCTGATGAAAATCTGAGCTTTTATCATGTCGTTGATATGTTGATTCAATGAGTCAATCTCATCTGTCGAATCAAAATATCATGTAATTTTGTCCATTggcattgatttgattttttaaaataatttttgatCGTTTGATTTGTATTGCTTCTGTTGATGCAGATCATCTCTTCTAACTTGTAAGTATCTACAGATTATACCTGGATGGATGGACCACGTGAGCTCGGCCTTCGGAATGTTGGTTCACACTGCTCAATCTCTGAAGCGGATGACTATGATCTTTCACGGCTTCTTGATAAGCCGAGATTGAACATTGAGCGGCAGAGATCATTTGATGAGCGGTCTCTCAGTGAGATGTCAATCGGGGTCTCGCCTCGGTTCTCCACTCGAGCTGCAGAGAACACCAGAGGGTTGGAGAATTTTGAGAATATGTGCTCACCCGGGGGACGGTCAGGGTTGAACACCCCGGCATCATCGGCTCGCAACTCGTTCGAGCCGCATCCGATGGTTGCTGATGCGTGGGAAGCACTGAGGCGGTCGTTGGTGTTCTTCCGGGGACAGCCAGTGGGTACGATTGCTGCGTATGATCATGCTTCTGAGGAGGTTCTAAATTATGATCAGGTATATATCCACTGGTGACTGTTGCTTGTTCTTGTCCCTTTTCTTTTTAAATCCGATATCGTTGGTTTGTTTGGTTAAATTTTAACTGCTTGTTTTCATGGAATGTGTGATCTTTGGAGTGTACGTGTAGGAAACTAGAGGAGAAATCTTATCTTCTGTTCCTCCTTGGAATTACTTTATTTTCTAGATTGGAATCATAGGTTACTTTTTGGCATTTGATCCTTGTGAGAAATGGATTTCTTTTTAATCACTCTCTTATGGATTGAATAGTTCAAGTCTCCATTTGTTTGACTAGGATCCACTTGCTACCGATTTTGTGTTACTTGGTGCTGAATTTTTGATTGTTTTAGGTTAGTCATCTGGGATTTTGGTCCTGATGATTGTTGATTTCATAGTTCCCTGATTTTATGTCTCCAAGCATGCCAGGTGTCTCATATTTAAGCTTCTCTTATTATTCTTTATGCATCTCTTGATTATGCTTTATCAGGCACTTTTTTCCTTCCTACCTCAAAAATAGCTAGGACCTTCCATAATTGGTGATGAAACAAGGAAATATCTTCTGTATTTTTTGGACCAGTACGAGTCAAAACACATCTTTTTTAGTTGGCAGCATCTGTAATAATCTGTGTTTGGTCACATTCTGCTTGAAGTTGAAAAACACCAGTTAGCTGGATCTTCTCACTGACTATTCATCTATTGTACAGGTGTTTGTCCGGGACTTTGTACCGAGTGCTCTGGCTTTTCTGATGAACGGTGAGCCAGAGATTGTTAAAAATTTTCTTCTGAAGACTCTCTACCTTCAAGGTTGGGAGAAGCGGATTGACCGTTTCAAGCTTGGAGAAGGTGCAATGCCAGCCAGCTTCAAAGTGCTTCATGATCCTGTTCGGAAAACAGATGCTTTAATTGCAGATTTTGGGGAGAGTGCAATTGGAAGAGTGGCTCCTGTTGACTCTGGATTCTGGTGGATTATTCTTCTCCGTGCCTACACAAAATCTACTGGGGATTTGTCTCTTGCTGAAACACCTGAATGCCAAAAGGGAATGCGGCTCATACTAACATTATGTCTCTCAGAGGGATTCGACACTTTCCCAACCCTGCTCTGTGCTGATGGATGCTCCATGATTGATCGAAGAATGGTAAAATTATCCTGATATACCTCTCGGTTGTTATATATTTGTATTCATTTATCAGAATCTGCTTCTTGTGAAGTTCTTTGCCATACAATCCATACGACATTTGTTTCTAAGCATAACTGTGAATTGTCAACTAAGATACTCAGATGCTTGCATCTGTACTGCTCTCGACATGATGCAATACGGGTTCTGTATTGGTTACTTGAAGGATTTCTTCTCAACTAAATCCTATTCTATTGGTTATCGGTTACTAGAAGAATTTCTTCTAAACTAAATCCTATTCtattattttccttacatctgTCATTGTGTGAGGGTTGATCACAAAGTGTTGACACTACCATAGTTACAATATTGTCAAAatggggctcatcatgatgtatgcatgacatccactTTGACTATCAGGTGTGCCCTTCCAAGATTGGCctggagcccaaaaataaggttgatccaaaactcaggtgggccacacaatagggaACAGTTGGAGGGTATGCCCACCCATCAAAACCTTCTAGATTGTTTGTGGCGCCCATGAAGATTTATAAAGGCTACTCTTTCCAGTCATTACAGGCTTCTCACCAGGATTAAGGGACATCCCAATCAtctggccattccaaaactcagttgggccacaccatgtgaatttagaggttttcgGCATGATTCTACATTGTTTcctctgttgtggcccacctgatatcaaCCTGGTTTTCAGTCTGTATGGTGAACATCAGGGgccgacggagtggatttcatactcACACAGTGGGGCCCCACTTTGTGCTTGACACTATTGTAACTTGTGGTAGTGTTGATACCATGCAGTcaaacctccctctctctctctctctctctctctctctgcacacaCAGACACATATAGAGGAATGCTAACATCCCCGCCTTCATGGGGAAGTTGTCAACACCACCAAAGCGATTAAATGTCACATCCATGTATGTCGCTTTATTCTTTAAATAGGCACCACACTTCTTTCTACTTGTTCAGCATTTTCTTCATGTTTACAATCTTGCCAAACAACTTTAGTCAACCAAAATAAGCCAATCTCTTGTGCACTTGCAACCTCTATCGGTATATCATCTGCTCATAGGGCCTTTTCTATCtccatctttctcaaagcttctttcatttGAGATCTACGCAAGTATCAATGATCTTTTGCTTCATTTGAGTTTATAATTCCTTCTTTCCCTACACTTTTAGAACGGTAATCATTTAATAAGTTCTGTAAATAACTTTCCACCTTCCAATGATCTAGCCATCTTGAATCAATAGACTTTGGTCATTGCTCTTAATGCATATAACATGATCTACATCCTTACACTTTTCCATCATTTTTGCCTGCTCTTAGCATTTTTTTCCTAGTTTTTATGTTCTTCTATGTTTTCCTTGTTTATAGTCTCTTAAGCCATACTACTATTTTTCTTCGCATTCTTTTGCTAGTTTTTATGTTCTATGTTTTCCTTGTTTCTAGTCTCTTGCCAAACCTCATAACGTGATTGCCTTTTGCTAAAAATAGCCTTTTGGACCTTATTATTCCACCACCAAGTTTCCTTATAAGAGTAGCTTTCCCTCTAGCTTCTCCTAAAACATCTTAGGCCACTTTTTAACGTGCTCATTGCTGCATTCTACATAATATTAACTTCTTCCTCAATATTCCACTTACTTTCTTTTATCAATTTATTCCCAAATAACACTATCTTTTATCAACATtccacttttttattttattttgtttatttttttattttttatttatcaagttgaaggctctaaaagggcaaggggaatgtccaaaaggacgtggatgtaggttataagaaaagacttgatgacctatggtctaattgaaggtctgacccttgatagagtggaatggaggaaCAAGAGTCATCTAGCccaccccaattaattgggataagggttagataatgatgatgatgattcctaAATAACactacttttctcttcttttgaaTTCCGCCAACCTTTTCTTGGACACCTAATAATGTGACTCCTCTTCCATCTCTTGATGCAAACATCTATGATCATTTGCCTATGTTGTGTTGTGTGGCCAAACTCTATTCCAGCATAACCTTGCAGTCTTTACATAGTGCCGTTCTTTTCTGTATTTCTAAGTAAAAAGAAGTCCATCGAGCTTGTACGGGATACACTTTTAGAGGTTATTAAATGATAATCTCTCTTTTTTGAAGTATGTATTAGCTATCATAACAAAATCAAGGAtagcatctttcaaaaaaaaaaaaataataaaaaaaaaaaaaaccaaaaaaaaaagaaaaaaaaatcaaggatagCATCTCTCATCTCATTTCCATGACCAAAACCATACCCTTCATGTACCCGTTCGCATCTTCTACTATCTTTTCCCATATAATCATTTAAGTCCTCTCTTATAAATATTCTCTCTTCCTTCAGAATTCCTTGTATTAGTCCATACATGTCTTCCGCAATTCTCTTAATTCTCTCCTCTTATCCTTCCTACAGGGGCATTTGCATTAATGAGATTGATTACCTCCTCTCTTACAAGCTTTATTAAATATTTGTTGACCGCTATCCCAATTCCATTTCTATTGTTGTCATATTCTATATACCAAAGTTTATTAGCGGGCTTATGGTTTATATGGTTAGAAAGGAATGAGAGGAGTTTCAAAAATCGAAAAAGCCAAGTTATGGAAGTATTCAGAAGGGCTAAATGTAATGTAATAGAGTGGGCAAAAGCTTCTAAGCTCATTATTCAGTTTCTGGATAGTTGGTGTGAGTTGTAATATTATTTGGGTTTTGCATC
Protein-coding regions in this window:
- the LOC131235623 gene encoding alkaline/neutral invertase CINV2 isoform X2, producing MDGPRELGLRNVGSHCSISEADDYDLSRLLDKPRLNIERQRSFDERSLSEMSIGVSPRFSTRAAENTRGLENFENMCSPGGRSGLNTPASSARNSFEPHPMVADAWEALRRSLVFFRGQPVGTIAAYDHASEEVLNYDQVFVRDFVPSALAFLMNGEPEIVKNFLLKTLYLQGWEKRIDRFKLGEGAMPASFKVLHDPVRKTDALIADFGESAIGRVAPVDSGFWWIILLRAYTKSTGDLSLAETPECQKGMRLILTLCLSEGFDTFPTLLCADGCSMIDRRMGIYGYPIEIQALFFMALRSALPMLKHDAEGKEFVERIVKRLHALSFHMRSYFWLDFQQLNDIYRYKTEEYSHTAVNKFNVIPDSIPDWVFDFMPTRGGYFIGNVSPARMDFRWFCLGNCVAILSSLATPEQSLAIMDLIEARWEELVGEMPLKISYPAIESHDWRIVTGCDPKNTRWSYHNGGSWPG